TGGAGGGGCGATGTTGTTCAAAAAGAGATTTAATCTAATGGTTATGTTTGTAAACGTAATTGCTACATTTTTGGTAGTATATACTCCTTCGATTGCACAGGTGGTTGGGACAAGGGAGCGCGCATATCATGAGCGAGGTATGATTAGGGAAACGTTGTATAATGATGGTGTAATTTCCCGCCCTTGGATAATATGCAAGTGGCCAGGACCTGGAGAATATTTGTTCGAGTGGCCGAAATATTCAGAAACTTATATTGATGGGCAGTATTATTATGGACATCACATGTCGCATGGTGGCGGAGTGTTTATATCTGCTAATTTAAGGAGTAAGCATACAAAGGAAGAAAGGATTTATGCATTTTGTGGTGGTACCGGTGAGAGAACTCAGACACAAGAACCATACGGTACATGGAGTTTTCCAATATCCATGAAAAAAATTGAGAATTATCCCTTATTACCTAATGGCGATATAAATCCTGATTTTAATCCCGATGAGGCTGAAGAGATAATAATAGCAAAATGGGCTACTCCTGTTGGTATAACTGTTACTAGAACTTCAAGAGCGTGGAGCTATCCAGATTATGATGATATGATAATTTATGAATACCTATTAGTTTACGATGGTAATACTGATAGTGATACATCAACGATTGAGATGGATTATGATGGAGATGGTAAACCGGATGAAGATCTCGTAGATGTATTGTTTCATATCAGTCATTCATTTGCAACTAGTATGTTGGGATTTAACAGGTGGTATCCACCTTCGAGGGGAGAATATTATATAGGTTGGTTTTATGATGAATATCAGGGGATTTATAGACAAGATTTACGTTGGTCTTTTGATCCAGATTATTGGCTATTGTTCAATACTACAGTGCATACAGGTTCTGAAGATACTGATAGAGAATGGTGGGCATATAAGCCAGAACCTGATCCTGATCATTTTATGGAATTTGCCACGACTAAGTTAAATGGTGGAGGTCTGTTAGGTGCTGGTTGCCCTGGATTATGTTTATTGTATTGGGATACAAATCATTTAGCAAACCTAAATCCAAATGATCCTAACAGAGATCCTACTTTATATAATTTGTTAAAAGATGCTAATGGAGAGTATTTTGAATTAGATGAGAATGGTCATATAAAGCAGCCGTGGAATATGAAGAATGGGACACCTCGTTCTTCTGTTGTTAAAGTTAAAGATAGAGCATGCGACATGGATGAAAGATGGTGGACAGTATACGGTAAAGTTGGAGTTCCAAAAGGAGTGCCATCGGATGGTAATATGTATGTACTTCCAGATGGTAAAACGTGGTATGGAAGAGCGCGATTTGAATGGGATGAAACATATAATGGGACACAAATAAACAATGGTTATGGTCCATATGTTTTAAAACCGGGCGATAGCCTTGAATTTGCGTACGCAACAGTGATCGGTTATGGAGGAACTGATACCAAGATATGTTGCGGTGGGCAAAGAGATAAGCAATTTTTCAAAGTTAGGACGCTTCATAGGCCGATAATATTAAACGAAACTGACCACGATACAGAGTATGATACTGATACAGAGATAGATACAGTATTAATGACGGATGATTATTTAGGGGAGTTTGGTTATCCTGATTACATTAATTCTGATTCAATAATTACGGTTAACCAGGTAGCTCATAAAGCGCAGGAAGCATATATAGGAAGACCATTACCTTGGGATCCAGAGAATAATATTCCAGAAGTAATTGTTTTTCCGGAGGATAATCCTAGACCATCAAAAAATCCGTGGAAATATAAAAATATACCGATTCCGCCTCCTGCACCTGTATTAAATATAGTTAACACAAGTAACGGTAAAGTTAAAATTACATGGAAGCCAACTCCAGAGCAATTTGAAAACTTGTTTCCGAACGATGTTACTGGTAGGCTCGTAAAATATTATATATGGAGATCAGAAAGGAAGAATGGTCCTTGGAAATTATTGGATTCGCTAAATGTTGGCGAAGGTTTGAATGATGATGGGCTATATGAATACGTAGATGATGATCCTGCATTTAAACTGGGAACTACAAAGTACTATGCAGTAACAAGTGTTGATAAAAATGGTTATCAAAGTGGTAAAACAAATATTACAGAGCATACGAGGGAATTAGCTAGTGTAGAAAAGATGGGAAAAGTATATGTAGTTCCTAATCCATTTTACGTAAAATCCGGTTTTGTTGATAATGATAAGATGATAAAGTTTTATGGTTTGCCTGAAAAGTGTGAAATAAGAATTTATAGTTTTTCCGGGCAACTAGTTGAAACTATACATCACGATGCGGATGTAAATTCTGATACATGGTTTCAAGTTACTAGAAACAATCAGGATTTAGCATCAGGAATATATTTCTTTGTGGTAGTTGCAGAAAATGGTGACAAATACACAGGCAAATTCGTAGTAATAAAATAAAATTAATGGAGTAAAGGTATGAGAGCTAATAAAATATTATTGACATTAATATTTTTGATTACAACTATTAATGCCCAATTTTCGACAACTCCGAAGGTCGGTACTACTGTATTTCAATTCTTAAAAGTTATCCCAAACGCTAAGGCTGCAGGATTAGGAGGCATATCTTCTACTACAATAACAACATCTGATGCAGTATTTTATAATCCAGCAGTGCTTGTGAACGGAGAGAATATGCAACTCAGCCTATCGTATTTAGATTACTTTCTGGATGTTAATCTTAAAAGTGCTTCTTTGTCAATTAATTTAGGAAACTGGGGGGTGTTAGGTGCATTTTTGTTATTCAACGATGTAGGTGAAATGGATTTAACTACTGCGGAGGCTGTAATATTCAATTATGAGACAGGAGAATTTAATCCTGGGTTAACGGGAGAGAAATTTAGCGTTAGTTCTCAATGTTTCGGTATGTCTTATGCAAAAAGAATAACAAATCAGTTTTCCTTTGGTTTAAACGCGAAATATGTTGTTGAAGATTTATACAGAGCAAAAGCATCAGCATTTATTTTTGATGGCGGAGTACTGTATGAACCAGATTTTGAATATTTCAAATTAGGTGTTATGATAAGGAATTTTGGGAAAGATGTTAAATTTGTAGATGAAAGTTATCCATTACCACAGGAATTAACAATTGGTGTATCAAGTTATTTGGTTGGAGGAGAAAGACCGCTTATAAAACAATCAAATAACTTAGATATTTTGCTTTTATACAATATAAATCAAACTAGGGACCACAGCCAGCAGCAACATTTAGGAGCAGAAATTTCTATTGCTAAAAAATTGTTTATAAGGGTAGGTAGAAAATTTTATTTTGATGAGGAAGATTTTACTTATGGTGTCGGAATTAATCTGAAAAAATTCAGATTTGACTACGCATACAATAAATTTGGGGAATACCTTCCTTCAGTTAATCATATAAGTTTTAGTATGAAAATAAGGTAATAGCTGAGGAGTTGAGATATGAGAAAAAAATTAACTTATAATATGTTAATTACTCTATTAGCAGTATTAGTATCTTTTTTAAACGGACAAAATAGGGGGAATAGATTAGGTTTTCAAGGTCTCGAACTATTAAACTATCCACATGAGTTTAGTTATGGAGGACTTTATTTAGCTTTTTCAGGAGATATAAAAAATTTATTTTTTAACCCTGCCGGATTATCTGATGTGAAGGATATACAAATTTTAATAAACGGATCGAGTATAAATAAGAAATGGTATGAGAGGCAGGATTATAGAAATAATAGACAACTGGTTACAGCATCGTTTATTCTGGACGGATTATATACTCCACCTGATACTTTTAATGGAATGATTGATTATGAGGCTTTTTTATTAGATACTGCTGATAATTATTATATTGTAAGTGACCCTGATTTGGGTGAATATCAATATGATGAAGAAAGTGCTGACTGGGAAGAAAAGAAGAGTAGAAATGTCGCTGGTTTAAATGTTTCAATACCGCTGAATTTATTCAATAAGAAAATAACTATAGCTGCGGGATATAATAAAACACCAATTTATAATTACGATAGAAATGAGACATATTTAGATCCCCATTTCTCGGATGATAAGTATAATGCTCCCAGCAGAGTTACAAAGGAAGGGGATAGTGTTAGGATAAACTGGTATGATTTTAAGAGAAGTAGATTTGGGGATCTTGATGAAATTTGCTTTGCTGTTGGATTTGATATATCAGAAAACGTAAAATTAGGTCTCGGCTATAAATATATCTCTGGTATGACCAATGATTACCAGATGTTAAGTAAAGTGGCATATTTTGATTTAATAAAAGGTTATAATACTTTTAGGTTTTCTTACGACAGCCTCGATTTGGAACTAGAAGGAGAATCAGAATTTTCTGCTCATAGATTAAACCTTGGGATTTTATATGAACACAGTAGGTTTAATATAGGGATAAATGTAAACTTGCCTTATACAATTAGTAGAAACTGGCAGTATGACAGAACGATTGCGAAAGCAACTAGCGAGAGGGTTGAAATATCTGGAAATGATAAATTAAAGCTGCCAATGACTTATTCAGCTGGGATAGTAGTTAAACCAGCTGATAATTTTATCATTGGCTTAAGCTATAACGTGAATAAACTTAGTAGAGTAAAAGTAGAAAGAAAGTATAATCAGTATGAAATACCTGTTGAATATCTGTTTATGGAGGATACTTTGAATGTTGAAGAAAACTGGAGTAACATGGACTATTTTACCATTGGAGTTATATATAGTCCAGTTAAAAACATTTCATTATCAGCGGGATACAGTTATATACCGGCGGTGTTTATACCGGACAATGTTGCGATAAAAGATAGGGGGCCTATGTCCGATTTATTTTCCTTTAGTTTGTCAACTATGCTGCCATTTGGAGAGATTATTATTAGTTATGAACTAAATAAACTCAAATACTATGATATATATTTCAGTAATACCAATTATTGCACAGAGAAATTAGATAGATTAACTGTTGGTTATAAAATTAGTTTGTAAAAAAAGAGAGGAGGAGACCATGAAAAGGTTGGTATTTTTTCTAATGATTTGTTCCCTGTTGATTGTGCCATTGATGGCAGCACATTATGAAGTTCTTGAGATTAAGCAGGATTCTGAAGCAGATCAAGGAGCTACATTATTGGATGCATTAAAGTATATCCAACAAGGTGTAATAACAGCTGATACTTTGCTTCTTGTTTCTGATGGCGGTTTGTATGGGATCGATACTTTTCTGATTGAGAGAGCCACTACAATCAGGATTATAGCGGCTCCGAATCTTGAAAATAAGCCTATATTAAGACCTGTTCAGCAGGCTTACGGGGAATACGCATTATTGGATATTTCTGAACAATGTGATTTTGAATTAAACGGAATAATTTTTGACGGTAGGGTTATGGGTGAAGATGCGGTATATGATTCTATAAGGAGATTTATAAGAATTAAAGATGCAGGAATTAATGAGGATCTTGATGTAGATGGTGATATTAAGATAATCAATTGTGATTTTAGAAATGTTTATAAGCATCCGGAATGGCCTTTAGTAGAGGATGGACTAAAAGGTGCTGCAAGTGAATATGAAGGTAAATTTATTGAATGGGAAAAAGGATCCACTAGTGACTCAGTAATAATTAAAAATTGTACATTTACAAATTTTGGTGATGAAATTTTAAATGCAGGTAATTCTTATAAGTCATATACTTCAGATGATGGAGTTACATACGATAAAGGGTTACCACCATTTAGTTATCTCTTAGTAGAGGATTGCACTTTTAATAATGTAAACGGTAGTGCTATCAAGCTTTGTGATGATGCTGATAAGGACACGCCAAGTCCAAAAGTAATTATTAATCACTGTACGTTCTATAAGTGTCAGAGAAGAGTAATATGGGCGAGAGATTTCGATGGAATGGAGGTTAAAAACTTAATAATTGCAAATTCTATTTTTGGTCATGAAAGCTTTTCGGGAACTGCTTATTTAATGCAGATTGAAGGTAAAGGGTCATATGCTGCATATATAGACACTTTTAATATAGCAGGAATAAAAGACGATGGAGATGGCGACGCCTCAGATGATACTGTAAGGTTTGAGGGGTTTGTACTATTGGGTGCAGGTACAAAAAGAGGTATACCACTTGACTCCACGGATTATATTCCTACAATTGATAGTGCAACAGTTTACAACTACGATCCAGGGTTTGCAGATCCAGATAATGGGGACTTTACTTTAGATCCAAATTCTCCTGTGTTAACACTTGCTGATGATGGAGGAGCTCTTGGTGATAGAAGATGGGTTCCAACAGGTGGAAATTCTATTGAAAATGGTGAAGTAGCAATTTCAGAAAAATTTGAGCTCAAGCAAAATTATCCAAACCCATTTAATCCAGTAACTACAATTGAATTTTCAGCTCCTGTAGGGGAAGTAGTTAAATTGACAGTTTATAATATGTTAGGAGAAACAGTGGAAGTTCTGTATTCTGGTAAAGTAAAACAGAGGAACAATAAGATCAGTTGGGATGCTTCTGTATATCCTGCTGGGGTATATTTTTGTAAGTTAAGTGCTCGTAATGAATCAAAAGTGGTAAAAATGATGCTATTAAAGTGAGTTAGTTAAGTTTGTTTTGAATAAAAGAGGGCTGGATTTTCCCCAGCCCTCTTTTGTTTTTGTATTATAAGTTTTATGATAGATGCATATATTTTTCATTTTGTATTGACAATATATAATACATATTATATATTACACAAAGGTGGGTTGCTTTTCTTGGGCTGAATTTGATCATGAAGTAGTCAACAAATAAGGAGGTAAAAATGAAAAGTTTATTTAAGGTAGTATTATTTTCTTTTGTCTTTTTAATATTTAGTTATGCTTACGGGACGGTGACGGAGGTGGAAGCAGGTATTGGTACTTTGGAACAGGCGATTGAAAATGCCCAACCAGGTGATACTATAGTACTAATTACCAGTGGAGGTAAATATCTTGATACGACACAAGTAGTAATTGATAAGGATCTGGTAATTATGGGAGCTGAGGGTCTTGCTAATAAACCGATAATTGAATATGTTGGAGAAAGCACTTCTGCGTATATCTTCAAAGTAGTAGGTTCACCGAAAGTTACATTGGTTAATTTAGAAATCAATGGAGATGGTACTGCAGATGGAGCAGCAGGTAAGGCGAAATATGCTTTAAGATTGGATAATGAAGATCCAAATGGCAGTATGATAGTTAAGGTGTATGATTGTATAATGCATGACTTTAAAGAGAAGATTATCAAGCCTTATGGAAATTGTGGTATTGATTCATTAATTGTGAAAAATAGTATTTTTTACAACGGTGCTAAAGAAGGAATAACATTGTATTCGGGCTCGTCAAGTGATCCAGCTGTTGTACTCGATTATGCGGAGATAACTAATTGTACTTTCTATAATTTTGCAAGAGAAGCCATTAAGGGCGATACCTATACTGATGCGAAAGTAAGAATTAATCATTGTACGATTTATAACTGTGGTGGGACTAGTAAATCTATGATGTATTTTGATGATATGGCTGATGTAGAGGTTAAAAATTCGCTTTTTGTAGGTAATAGTTACGATGATTATTTTGCGCGTTTTGAATCAGAGGAAAGTATTTTTAAATACAATGGTGTGTGGGATGTCTTTAATCCGAAAGTACAAGATGCCACTGTCACTGATACTTTTCATTTAGATCCTCTTTTCCAGGATCCTGACAATGGTAATTTTTATTTAGCTGAGAACTCACCCGCTCGAGGAAAAGCTGATGATGGTCATGCTTTGGGAGATTTGAGATGGGAGGAAGTGCCCGGTAAGTATATTTTATCCGTTGTTATTGAAGGAGAAGGTAGCTATGAATTGTATCCTCCTGGTGGTGTGTATGACCCTGGTACAGAGGTAACCATAACAGCTATACCTGAGACCGGGTGGAAAATAGATCATTGGGAACCTTCTAATTTTCCGCCTGATGGTGAGACGATGACAGTTACAATGGATGGAAATAAAACTGTGGTAATTGTTTTTGCACCAATGGTGGAAGAATTATCTTATGAAGTTGTGGGAATCGGTCATTTGGAATTCGATCCTGCACCAATTGATACAACAGAAACGGGGTTTTTGTTCAAACAATATAGTGATGTCCAAATAACTGCTGTGTCAGATACAACCTCTATGGCATTCAAAGAGTGGCAGGGAGATGTTACATCCACTGATAATCCAATTACGGTGTCTATGGATTCCAGTATTTTCCTATTAGCAGTCTTTGAGCCGGTTGTTCCACAGTGTTCATTGAATGTAGAAATAGCTGGATTAGGTAATGTGATTCAAGTACCAGAACCATATGGATTTTATGAGTCTTATGACAAAGGTACCGAAGTAATGTTAGTTGCAGAACCATTTATTGGATGGAAATTTGATGGGTGGTCGGGAGATACGACTTCTACTGAGGATACGATTGTTGTCACCCTGGATTCGACTGTAGATATTGTAGCGAATTTTAGCGAAATACAGGTTGCAGGAGGCAGGATTGAAATAGAAGCCGATGAAACAGTTAATACATTGTATTGGGCAATAGAGTATGTTAGAAATACTAGCGTCGATACCATTGTGCTGGCTACAGATGGTGGTGTATATGAAGCGGATGAGTTTATTAATGTAAATACGAATGTAACTATAATGGCAAAAAAAGGATTGGCGAAAAAGCCTATAATAAAGGGCAATCCAGATCCAAGTTATTCATCGGGTATATTCCAGATAAAAGTGGGTGAAGAGCAACCGATCAGGTTTTCACTTATTGGTGTAGAGGCGTATGGAGCAAAATATACAGTAAGAACTGATGATGATACAGTAAGGGCGATAATAAAAGTAGATAGTTGTTACTTCCATGATGCAGGTGAAGTATTGGTAAAGGTATATCCAAAATCGTTTGTGGATAGTTTAATAATTACTAATACAAAATTCAGAAATAGTGGGAAAGAAGGTATTTATTTGAAAGAACCGAACACTATAGGATATCTAAATGTTGAAAATTGTACTTTTATCCACATTGCGAGAGAAGCAATAAGAGTAAGAGATAATGATGATATGACAATTTTCATTAATCACTGTACTTTTGATTCTATAGACTATGATAAAGACTATAGGATGATATATCCAGAAGGTGTAAATAATGTTACAATAAGGAATTGTATTTTTGCAAATCAGCTTGGTTCGAATGATGAGGTATTTAAACTATATGGTGAATCGGTTGCCGATCATATATTGTTGTGGAATACAGCTACTGAGATAGAGCGAGAAGGAGAAGCGTGGATAGATGAGGAAACTATATGGAGTTTTGATCCAAAATTTGTAGATCCATCTACTGACGATTACACTTTGTCTGCAGAGTCTCATGCTTATGATATAGCGAGTGATGGATTGGCCTTGGGTGATCTTAATTGGGCAACAGAAGAGCCTATACATGTATTTTTAACTGTAGAAATACAGGGAAATGGTAAGGTAAGTATGGAGCCTCCTCCAGTTGGTTTAAGCTACGATCCAGGTACATCGGTAACGCTAGTTGCTGATCCCGATAGTGGATGGGTATTCAAAAGTTGGGAAGGTGACATTACTGGATCTGATAATCCTATCAGTGTAGAAATTAATGATGATATGCATGTTGTAGCAGTTTTTGAAGTTAAAACCGGGATTTCTGAAGAGGCAATTCCTGCTGAATATGAACTATCACAGAATTATCCAAATCCTTTTAATGCGAGTACGGTTATAAAGTTTGCTATTAAAGAGGAAGGACATACCACATTGTCCATTTATGACTTAATGGGAAGGGAAGTTATGCGATTGATTGATGAGGTCAAGAAGCCCGGCTATTATCAGGTATATTTTAATGCAAGTAAACTGCCATCCGGTGTATATTTCTATAGGTTAGAATCGGGTGATTTTGTTAGTATAAAGAAAATGTTGTTAGTGAAATAATGAGGGATGCGCTACGTGAAAAGAAAAGTTTTGAACTTAAAAACAGGCCTGTTTTTTAAGACAGGCCTGTTTTTTATCATATTTTTTATAGGTATTTCTAATTGTGTGAAAAAGGATAGTTGGATCAGTGGTGATATTAAGGGCGTTAGTTATAGTAATATACCACGTGAT
The Candidatus Neomarinimicrobiota bacterium genome window above contains:
- a CDS encoding T9SS type A sorting domain-containing protein; protein product: MLFKKRFNLMVMFVNVIATFLVVYTPSIAQVVGTRERAYHERGMIRETLYNDGVISRPWIICKWPGPGEYLFEWPKYSETYIDGQYYYGHHMSHGGGVFISANLRSKHTKEERIYAFCGGTGERTQTQEPYGTWSFPISMKKIENYPLLPNGDINPDFNPDEAEEIIIAKWATPVGITVTRTSRAWSYPDYDDMIIYEYLLVYDGNTDSDTSTIEMDYDGDGKPDEDLVDVLFHISHSFATSMLGFNRWYPPSRGEYYIGWFYDEYQGIYRQDLRWSFDPDYWLLFNTTVHTGSEDTDREWWAYKPEPDPDHFMEFATTKLNGGGLLGAGCPGLCLLYWDTNHLANLNPNDPNRDPTLYNLLKDANGEYFELDENGHIKQPWNMKNGTPRSSVVKVKDRACDMDERWWTVYGKVGVPKGVPSDGNMYVLPDGKTWYGRARFEWDETYNGTQINNGYGPYVLKPGDSLEFAYATVIGYGGTDTKICCGGQRDKQFFKVRTLHRPIILNETDHDTEYDTDTEIDTVLMTDDYLGEFGYPDYINSDSIITVNQVAHKAQEAYIGRPLPWDPENNIPEVIVFPEDNPRPSKNPWKYKNIPIPPPAPVLNIVNTSNGKVKITWKPTPEQFENLFPNDVTGRLVKYYIWRSERKNGPWKLLDSLNVGEGLNDDGLYEYVDDDPAFKLGTTKYYAVTSVDKNGYQSGKTNITEHTRELASVEKMGKVYVVPNPFYVKSGFVDNDKMIKFYGLPEKCEIRIYSFSGQLVETIHHDADVNSDTWFQVTRNNQDLASGIYFFVVVAENGDKYTGKFVVIK
- a CDS encoding PorV/PorQ family protein yields the protein MRANKILLTLIFLITTINAQFSTTPKVGTTVFQFLKVIPNAKAAGLGGISSTTITTSDAVFYNPAVLVNGENMQLSLSYLDYFLDVNLKSASLSINLGNWGVLGAFLLFNDVGEMDLTTAEAVIFNYETGEFNPGLTGEKFSVSSQCFGMSYAKRITNQFSFGLNAKYVVEDLYRAKASAFIFDGGVLYEPDFEYFKLGVMIRNFGKDVKFVDESYPLPQELTIGVSSYLVGGERPLIKQSNNLDILLLYNINQTRDHSQQQHLGAEISIAKKLFIRVGRKFYFDEEDFTYGVGINLKKFRFDYAYNKFGEYLPSVNHISFSMKIR
- a CDS encoding DUF5123 domain-containing protein codes for the protein MKRLVFFLMICSLLIVPLMAAHYEVLEIKQDSEADQGATLLDALKYIQQGVITADTLLLVSDGGLYGIDTFLIERATTIRIIAAPNLENKPILRPVQQAYGEYALLDISEQCDFELNGIIFDGRVMGEDAVYDSIRRFIRIKDAGINEDLDVDGDIKIINCDFRNVYKHPEWPLVEDGLKGAASEYEGKFIEWEKGSTSDSVIIKNCTFTNFGDEILNAGNSYKSYTSDDGVTYDKGLPPFSYLLVEDCTFNNVNGSAIKLCDDADKDTPSPKVIINHCTFYKCQRRVIWARDFDGMEVKNLIIANSIFGHESFSGTAYLMQIEGKGSYAAYIDTFNIAGIKDDGDGDASDDTVRFEGFVLLGAGTKRGIPLDSTDYIPTIDSATVYNYDPGFADPDNGDFTLDPNSPVLTLADDGGALGDRRWVPTGGNSIENGEVAISEKFELKQNYPNPFNPVTTIEFSAPVGEVVKLTVYNMLGETVEVLYSGKVKQRNNKISWDASVYPAGVYFCKLSARNESKVVKMMLLK
- a CDS encoding DUF5123 domain-containing protein, with product MKSLFKVVLFSFVFLIFSYAYGTVTEVEAGIGTLEQAIENAQPGDTIVLITSGGKYLDTTQVVIDKDLVIMGAEGLANKPIIEYVGESTSAYIFKVVGSPKVTLVNLEINGDGTADGAAGKAKYALRLDNEDPNGSMIVKVYDCIMHDFKEKIIKPYGNCGIDSLIVKNSIFYNGAKEGITLYSGSSSDPAVVLDYAEITNCTFYNFAREAIKGDTYTDAKVRINHCTIYNCGGTSKSMMYFDDMADVEVKNSLFVGNSYDDYFARFESEESIFKYNGVWDVFNPKVQDATVTDTFHLDPLFQDPDNGNFYLAENSPARGKADDGHALGDLRWEEVPGKYILSVVIEGEGSYELYPPGGVYDPGTEVTITAIPETGWKIDHWEPSNFPPDGETMTVTMDGNKTVVIVFAPMVEELSYEVVGIGHLEFDPAPIDTTETGFLFKQYSDVQITAVSDTTSMAFKEWQGDVTSTDNPITVSMDSSIFLLAVFEPVVPQCSLNVEIAGLGNVIQVPEPYGFYESYDKGTEVMLVAEPFIGWKFDGWSGDTTSTEDTIVVTLDSTVDIVANFSEIQVAGGRIEIEADETVNTLYWAIEYVRNTSVDTIVLATDGGVYEADEFINVNTNVTIMAKKGLAKKPIIKGNPDPSYSSGIFQIKVGEEQPIRFSLIGVEAYGAKYTVRTDDDTVRAIIKVDSCYFHDAGEVLVKVYPKSFVDSLIITNTKFRNSGKEGIYLKEPNTIGYLNVENCTFIHIAREAIRVRDNDDMTIFINHCTFDSIDYDKDYRMIYPEGVNNVTIRNCIFANQLGSNDEVFKLYGESVADHILLWNTATEIEREGEAWIDEETIWSFDPKFVDPSTDDYTLSAESHAYDIASDGLALGDLNWATEEPIHVFLTVEIQGNGKVSMEPPPVGLSYDPGTSVTLVADPDSGWVFKSWEGDITGSDNPISVEINDDMHVVAVFEVKTGISEEAIPAEYELSQNYPNPFNASTVIKFAIKEEGHTTLSIYDLMGREVMRLIDEVKKPGYYQVYFNASKLPSGVYFYRLESGDFVSIKKMLLVK